In one Streptomyces venezuelae genomic region, the following are encoded:
- a CDS encoding ATP-binding protein: MSMWWSLHLRREAASVPLARRLLIGTMETAGVDPDVSYDLSVALSEACANAVEHGGGAPGSTPGGYRVTAYLDGEKCRIEVTDSGPGFPGTSRGCPAPRPAASATDEHGRGLGLIEELADHVHLGNKPGRGGGAVITFDKILKWREDAPLMMPLLTA, translated from the coding sequence ATGAGCATGTGGTGGTCTCTCCATTTGCGGCGCGAAGCCGCGAGCGTCCCGCTCGCCCGCCGTCTGCTGATCGGCACGATGGAGACCGCGGGCGTGGACCCGGACGTCTCCTACGACCTGTCGGTCGCCCTCAGCGAGGCGTGTGCGAACGCCGTCGAGCACGGGGGCGGCGCCCCCGGGAGCACGCCGGGCGGCTACCGGGTCACCGCCTATCTCGACGGCGAGAAGTGCCGCATCGAGGTGACCGACTCCGGACCCGGCTTTCCCGGCACGTCACGGGGCTGTCCCGCGCCCCGGCCCGCCGCCTCGGCGACGGACGAGCACGGCCGGGGCCTCGGCCTGATCGAGGAGCTCGCCGACCACGTCCACCTCGGCAACAAACCGGGCAGGGGCGGCGGAGCGGTGATCACCTTCGACAAGATCCTCAAGTGGCGCGAGGACGCGCCACTGATGATGCCGTTGCTGACGGCGTGA
- a CDS encoding PLP-dependent aminotransferase family protein translates to MPESWVNLAERIGSDLHVDLSGPGSRRAVLARALRDAVREGRLAPGTRLPPYRSLAADLGLARNTVADAYAELVAEGWLTARQGSGTRVAERAKPPKRPRRPKPAPTRPEAPAYNLRQGQPDAASFPRTAWLAAARRALNAAPNDAFGPGDPRGRVELREALADYLTRARGVRADPERVVVCSGFAHALRLLFAGARGSGGGVLRGPFAVESYGLGFHREILEDSGVRTVPLGLDEQGTRVEELTGEQAPRVRGVLLTPAHQFPTGGPLHPARRAAVVDWARAGGGLVLEDDYDGEFRYDREPVGAVQGLDPERVVYLGSVSKSLSPAVRIGWMVLPEQLVAGVLAAKGEREAWASVLDQLTLAEFIASGQYDRHIRRMRQRYRHRRDRLVTALAERAPHIAATGIAAGLHAVLRLPPGTEASAVKAAAWQGIGLDGLAAFRHPRATMPAEDGLVVGYSTPTEHAYGTALEALLRTLPPAS, encoded by the coding sequence ATGCCGGAATCATGGGTCAATTTGGCGGAGCGCATCGGCAGTGACCTGCATGTCGATCTGTCAGGTCCGGGCAGTCGCCGGGCCGTTCTCGCTCGCGCGCTGCGGGATGCCGTACGTGAGGGCAGGCTCGCCCCCGGCACCCGGCTGCCGCCCTACCGTTCCCTCGCCGCCGACCTCGGTCTCGCGCGCAACACGGTCGCCGACGCCTACGCCGAACTGGTCGCCGAGGGCTGGCTGACGGCGCGGCAGGGGTCGGGGACGCGCGTGGCGGAGCGTGCGAAGCCGCCCAAGCGCCCGCGGCGGCCGAAGCCCGCTCCCACGCGCCCCGAGGCGCCCGCGTACAACCTGCGCCAGGGGCAGCCGGACGCCGCGTCCTTCCCTCGCACGGCCTGGCTCGCTGCCGCCCGGCGGGCCCTGAACGCCGCGCCCAACGACGCCTTCGGGCCCGGCGACCCGCGCGGCCGCGTCGAGCTGCGCGAAGCGCTCGCCGACTATCTGACGCGGGCGCGGGGAGTGCGCGCCGACCCCGAACGCGTCGTGGTCTGCTCGGGGTTCGCGCACGCGCTGCGGCTGCTTTTCGCGGGCGCGCGCGGATCGGGCGGCGGTGTGCTGCGCGGTCCGTTCGCCGTTGAGTCGTACGGGCTCGGGTTCCACCGCGAGATCCTGGAGGACTCGGGCGTACGGACGGTGCCGTTGGGCCTGGACGAACAGGGCACGCGCGTGGAGGAGTTGACCGGCGAGCAGGCTCCACGCGTGCGTGGTGTGCTGCTCACGCCCGCCCACCAGTTCCCGACCGGCGGCCCACTGCACCCCGCCCGGCGCGCGGCGGTCGTCGACTGGGCGCGTGCTGGTGGCGGCCTCGTCCTTGAGGACGACTACGACGGGGAGTTCCGCTACGACCGCGAGCCGGTCGGCGCCGTGCAGGGACTCGACCCCGAACGGGTCGTCTATCTCGGCTCGGTCAGCAAGAGCCTGTCCCCCGCGGTGCGCATCGGCTGGATGGTCCTGCCCGAGCAGCTCGTGGCCGGTGTCCTCGCGGCCAAGGGGGAGCGGGAGGCGTGGGCGAGCGTGCTCGACCAGCTCACGCTCGCCGAGTTCATCGCCTCCGGACAGTACGACCGGCACATCCGCCGGATGCGGCAGCGCTACCGGCACCGCCGCGACCGGCTCGTCACCGCCCTCGCCGAGCGGGCCCCGCACATCGCGGCCACCGGCATCGCGGCGGGCCTGCACGCGGTGCTGCGGCTGCCGCCGGGGACGGAGGCGTCCGCGGTCAAGGCGGCGGCCTGGCAGGGGATCGGGCTGGACGGACTCGCGGCGTTCCGCCACCCGAGGGCGACGATGCCCGCCGAGGACGGCCTCGTCGTCGGCTACTCGACGCCGACGGAGCACGCGTACGGGACGGCGCTGGAGGCATTGCTACGGACGCTGCCACCGGCCTCCTGA
- a CDS encoding carboxymuconolactone decarboxylase family protein gives MTNNTNTTQTTTAAQTTPAPRLNFAKAAPKAFKALIGFDAAARDGLDPALVELIQIRASLLNGCAYCLHMHTSDARKAGEDEARLHMVAVWREARNFFTEKEQAALALTESVTLVAQGGIPDDVYVEATRHFDEAELARVLALIFTINTWNRIALSTAKVAGEDERVAH, from the coding sequence ATGACGAACAACACGAACACCACGCAGACCACGACCGCCGCGCAGACCACCCCCGCCCCCCGCCTCAACTTCGCCAAGGCCGCCCCGAAGGCCTTCAAGGCCCTCATCGGCTTCGACGCCGCCGCCCGCGACGGTCTGGACCCGGCCCTCGTAGAGCTCATCCAGATCCGTGCCTCGCTCCTCAACGGCTGCGCGTACTGCCTCCACATGCACACCTCCGACGCCCGCAAGGCGGGCGAGGACGAGGCGCGGCTGCACATGGTCGCCGTGTGGCGCGAGGCCCGTAACTTCTTCACGGAGAAGGAGCAGGCCGCCCTCGCCCTGACCGAGTCCGTCACGCTCGTGGCACAGGGCGGCATCCCGGACGACGTCTACGTAGAGGCCACTCGGCACTTCGACGAGGCGGAACTGGCCCGGGTCCTCGCCCTGATCTTCACGATCAACACCTGGAACCGCATCGCCCTGAGCACCGCGAAGGTCGCGGGCGAGGACGAGCGCGTCGCCCACTGA
- a CDS encoding aminopeptidase P family protein, translating to MSEALNPATPEETEEEPIKQRKNGLYPGVSDELAESMKSGWADTELHDLQPVAQAENTAARRAALSARFPGERLVIPAGNLKTRSNDTEYAFRASVEYAYLTGNQTEDGVLVMEPVSDGHKATIYLLPRSNRENGEFWLDGQGELWVGRRHSLTEAGKLYGIPASDVRELTGKLSEATGPVRVVRGYDAGIEAALTDKVTAERDEELRVFLSEARLIKDDFEIGELQKAVDSTVRGFEDVVKVLDKAEATSERYIEGTFFLRARVEGNDIGYGSICAAGPHATTLHWVRNDGAVRSGELLLLDAGVETHSYYTADVTRTLPINGRFDALQKKIYDAVYEAQEAGIAAVQPGGKFRDFHDASQRVLAEKLVEWGIVEGPVERVLELGLQRRWTLHGTGHMLGMDVHDCAVARTETYVDGTLEPGMCLTVEPGLYFQADDLTVPEEYRGIGVRIEDDILVTADGNKNLSAALPRTSDDVEAWMARLKG from the coding sequence GTGTCGGAGGCGCTCAACCCGGCGACCCCGGAAGAGACCGAAGAAGAGCCGATCAAGCAGCGCAAGAACGGCCTGTACCCGGGCGTTTCCGACGAGCTCGCCGAAAGCATGAAGTCCGGCTGGGCCGACACGGAGCTGCACGACCTGCAGCCGGTCGCGCAGGCCGAGAACACCGCCGCCCGCCGCGCGGCGCTCTCCGCGCGCTTCCCGGGCGAGCGTCTGGTGATCCCCGCGGGGAACCTGAAGACCCGCTCGAACGACACCGAGTACGCCTTCCGCGCCTCCGTCGAGTACGCCTACCTCACCGGCAACCAGACCGAGGACGGCGTCCTCGTCATGGAGCCGGTCTCCGACGGGCACAAGGCCACGATCTACCTGCTGCCGCGCTCGAACCGCGAGAACGGCGAGTTCTGGCTGGACGGCCAGGGCGAGCTCTGGGTCGGCCGCCGCCACTCCCTCACCGAGGCCGGGAAGCTCTACGGCATCCCCGCGTCCGACGTGCGCGAGCTGACCGGCAAGCTGAGCGAGGCCACCGGCCCCGTCCGTGTCGTGCGTGGCTACGACGCCGGCATCGAGGCGGCCCTGACCGACAAGGTCACCGCCGAGCGCGACGAGGAGCTGCGGGTCTTCCTCTCCGAGGCCCGCCTCATCAAGGACGACTTCGAGATCGGCGAGCTCCAGAAGGCCGTCGACTCCACCGTCCGCGGCTTCGAGGACGTCGTGAAGGTCCTCGACAAGGCCGAGGCCACCAGCGAGCGCTACATCGAGGGAACGTTCTTCCTGCGCGCCCGCGTCGAGGGCAACGACATCGGCTACGGCTCGATCTGCGCCGCGGGCCCGCACGCCACCACCCTGCACTGGGTGCGCAACGACGGCGCCGTCCGCTCCGGCGAGCTGCTCCTGCTCGACGCCGGCGTGGAGACGCACTCGTATTACACCGCGGACGTCACGCGCACGCTGCCGATCAACGGCCGCTTCGACGCGCTCCAGAAGAAGATCTACGACGCCGTGTACGAGGCCCAGGAGGCCGGCATCGCGGCGGTGCAGCCGGGCGGCAAGTTCCGCGACTTCCACGACGCGTCGCAGCGCGTGCTCGCCGAGAAGCTGGTCGAGTGGGGCATCGTCGAGGGCCCCGTCGAGCGCGTCCTCGAGCTGGGTCTGCAGCGCCGCTGGACGCTGCACGGCACCGGTCACATGCTCGGCATGGACGTCCACGACTGCGCCGTCGCGCGCACCGAGACGTACGTGGACGGCACGCTGGAGCCCGGCATGTGCCTGACGGTCGAGCCCGGTCTGTACTTCCAGGCGGACGACCTCACCGTGCCCGAGGAGTACCGCGGCATCGGCGTCCGCATCGAGGACGACATCCTCGTGACGGCCGACGGCAACAAGAACCTGTCGGCCGCGCTGCCGCGCACGTCCGACGACGTCGAGGCGTGGATGGCGCGGCTCAAGGGCTGA
- a CDS encoding PP2C family protein-serine/threonine phosphatase has translation MLDIPSPVRVHLETLLAAHNDMGVCDAFEHYAPAGKPSAMNAPHLPKVAGIDSTVPPPAHTVAPIAPTTPAAPRAEGTPVPSAPGALIQDRLAGWVSDLTTLHELTERLARTAALDEALRELLRAGAALVGARRGLVVIEPADGLGPETTIGLGLDRADLGHIETVPRRATSYGRLLDAAEGRPGTVPDEIAQPDLLADEGLDPRHREVAAVLGYAASYALPLATETAGRIGAAVWLYDEPAEPDARRRHLVGLYARQASEHVARLLVLDRARTTEATLREELMPSRLPRVAGVQLAARHRTGPRGGGDWHDALPLPDAALGLAVGSVTGSGPSAVAAMGRLRASLRAYAVMEGEDPVAVLSDLELLLRLTEPARSATALFAYCEPALRKIVLAGAGHSPPLIIGERRTEYVETSLSAPLGMLACWEAPSVEISPEPGETVLLYTDGLLHRTGDPMDRAFARLHAAAASVPKGIRDDPGAIADHVLHTVLPDGLDVADSDEDVVLLAARFE, from the coding sequence ATGCTGGACATCCCCTCACCAGTGCGTGTACATCTGGAGACATTGCTAGCGGCGCATAACGACATGGGGGTTTGCGATGCTTTTGAGCATTACGCACCGGCCGGAAAGCCGTCAGCCATGAACGCCCCGCACCTTCCGAAAGTGGCCGGAATCGATTCCACAGTTCCGCCACCGGCACACACTGTCGCGCCCATCGCGCCGACCACACCCGCCGCGCCACGCGCGGAGGGCACTCCCGTACCCAGCGCCCCCGGAGCCCTGATCCAGGACCGGCTCGCGGGCTGGGTCTCCGATCTCACCACGCTGCACGAACTCACCGAGCGGCTCGCCCGCACGGCCGCCCTCGACGAGGCACTGCGCGAGCTCCTGCGCGCCGGAGCGGCCCTCGTGGGCGCCCGGCGCGGCCTCGTCGTCATCGAACCGGCCGACGGACTCGGCCCCGAGACCACGATCGGCCTGGGACTCGACCGCGCGGACCTCGGGCACATCGAGACGGTGCCGCGCCGCGCCACCTCGTACGGCAGGCTCCTGGACGCCGCCGAGGGCAGACCCGGCACCGTGCCGGACGAGATCGCCCAGCCAGACCTCCTCGCCGACGAGGGCCTCGACCCCCGCCACCGCGAAGTCGCCGCCGTCCTCGGCTACGCGGCGAGCTACGCACTGCCCCTGGCCACCGAGACGGCAGGCCGGATCGGCGCCGCCGTCTGGCTGTACGACGAGCCCGCCGAACCGGACGCGCGCCGACGCCACCTCGTGGGGCTCTACGCACGCCAGGCGTCCGAGCACGTGGCGCGGCTGCTCGTCCTGGACCGCGCCCGCACGACCGAGGCCACCCTCCGCGAGGAGCTCATGCCCTCGCGGCTGCCGCGGGTCGCCGGGGTGCAGCTCGCCGCCCGGCACCGCACCGGGCCGCGCGGCGGCGGCGACTGGCACGACGCGCTGCCGCTGCCCGACGCCGCGCTCGGCCTCGCGGTCGGCTCCGTCACCGGGTCGGGCCCGAGCGCCGTGGCCGCGATGGGGCGTCTGCGCGCGTCCCTGCGGGCGTACGCGGTGATGGAGGGCGAGGACCCCGTGGCCGTCCTCTCCGACCTGGAGCTGCTGCTGCGGCTGACCGAGCCCGCGCGGTCGGCGACGGCACTCTTCGCGTACTGCGAGCCCGCCCTGCGCAAGATCGTCCTCGCCGGTGCCGGGCACAGCCCGCCGCTGATCATCGGGGAGCGGCGCACGGAGTACGTGGAGACCTCCCTGTCCGCGCCACTCGGCATGCTCGCCTGCTGGGAGGCGCCGAGCGTGGAAATCTCCCCGGAGCCCGGAGAAACGGTGCTTCTCTACACCGACGGTCTCCTGCACCGCACGGGCGACCCGATGGACCGGGCCTTCGCGCGGCTGCACGCGGCGGCGGCGAGCGTCCCCAAGGGCATCAGGGACGACCCCGGGGCGATCGCCGACCACGTGCTGCACACCGTCCTGCCCGACGGGCTCGACGTCGCGGACAGCGACGAGGACGTCGTGCTCCTGGCGGCACGTTTCGAGTGA
- a CDS encoding bifunctional DNA primase/polymerase, with product MREILGRRRRLLSWRIGRKPGRSAGQLGAALTFATAWRWPVLPGVGLDRRDGTRCACPDLDCAVPGAHPLDPGLLAATTDERMVRWWWTNRPGAPIVLATGDRAPCAVSLPAEAGARALAALDEAGIRLGPVVATDARLHILVAPYSLAQLGELLYAKDYVPGSLRFHGEGGYIALPPSVTGQGQVSWERAPLPGSAAPWVPDVEAVVDAVVDALTRTGVSAPEL from the coding sequence ATGCGCGAGATCCTCGGAAGGCGACGCAGGCTCCTGTCCTGGCGAATCGGAAGGAAGCCCGGCCGGAGCGCCGGACAGCTCGGCGCGGCTCTGACCTTCGCGACCGCATGGCGGTGGCCCGTACTGCCAGGAGTCGGTCTCGACCGGCGTGACGGCACCCGGTGCGCCTGCCCCGACCTCGACTGCGCGGTACCGGGCGCGCACCCCCTCGACCCCGGCCTCCTCGCCGCCACCACCGACGAGCGGATGGTCCGCTGGTGGTGGACCAACCGACCCGGCGCGCCCATCGTCCTCGCCACCGGAGACCGCGCCCCGTGCGCCGTCAGCCTCCCCGCGGAAGCCGGCGCGCGCGCCCTCGCCGCGCTCGACGAGGCGGGCATCAGGCTCGGCCCGGTGGTCGCCACCGACGCCAGACTCCACATCCTCGTCGCGCCGTACTCGCTGGCCCAGTTGGGCGAGCTCCTCTACGCCAAGGACTACGTCCCGGGATCCCTCCGCTTCCACGGCGAGGGTGGCTACATCGCCTTGCCGCCCTCCGTGACCGGACAGGGTCAGGTCAGCTGGGAGCGCGCGCCGCTGCCCGGATCGGCCGCCCCCTGGGTGCCGGACGTCGAGGCGGTCGTGGACGCCGTCGTCGACGCCCTCACTCGTACGGGTGTGAGCGCGCCCGAGTTGTAG
- a CDS encoding DUF5926 family protein: protein MAKKRPQTKGKQQSQVKDGARTGGAENYPVVGAREPCPCGSGRRYKACHGRAAAHAVTELVQRPFEGLPGECDWIALRELVPAATVELTLKDKLPDGIPSVSLATVLPMAWPALRRDDGSVLLGLQNDTASGDISRDLADTLQRALEAEPGTPVKGRRAPAEGPRLQDLIDPEGRFEPVVHSGFEFWVPDAENATPEVSASLERANDAAIPTVKLTGVDAAYWCETPDKNHLRWVMPHPEEQLLDALARLHAAGTSSLGEGTRLVGSFRAHGLTVPVWDLPTGVSAADVEKPAAEFAERLAAALASQTPLTADERRARGGLTNRQVTLS from the coding sequence ATGGCCAAGAAGCGCCCTCAGACCAAGGGCAAGCAGCAGTCGCAGGTCAAGGACGGAGCCCGCACCGGCGGCGCGGAGAACTATCCGGTCGTCGGCGCCCGTGAACCCTGCCCCTGCGGCTCGGGCCGGCGCTACAAGGCGTGTCACGGCCGGGCCGCCGCGCACGCGGTGACCGAACTGGTGCAGCGCCCCTTCGAGGGTCTGCCCGGCGAGTGCGACTGGATCGCGCTGCGCGAGCTGGTGCCCGCCGCCACGGTCGAGCTGACCCTCAAGGACAAGCTGCCGGACGGCATTCCGTCGGTGTCCCTCGCCACCGTGCTGCCCATGGCCTGGCCCGCGCTGCGCCGCGACGACGGTTCGGTCCTGCTCGGTCTCCAGAACGACACCGCGTCCGGCGACATCAGCCGCGACCTGGCCGACACCCTGCAGCGCGCGCTGGAGGCCGAGCCGGGTACGCCGGTGAAGGGCCGCCGCGCCCCGGCCGAAGGACCGCGGCTGCAGGACCTGATCGACCCGGAGGGCCGTTTCGAGCCGGTTGTGCACTCGGGCTTCGAGTTCTGGGTGCCGGACGCGGAGAACGCCACGCCCGAGGTGTCCGCATCCCTCGAACGGGCGAACGACGCCGCCATTCCGACGGTGAAGCTGACCGGCGTGGACGCCGCGTACTGGTGCGAGACGCCGGACAAGAACCACCTGCGCTGGGTCATGCCGCACCCCGAGGAGCAGCTCCTCGACGCGCTGGCCCGGCTGCACGCGGCCGGTACGTCGAGTCTCGGCGAGGGCACCCGGCTGGTCGGTTCCTTCCGTGCGCACGGTCTGACCGTCCCGGTGTGGGACCTGCCGACCGGTGTCTCGGCGGCCGATGTCGAGAAGCCCGCGGCGGAGTTCGCCGAGCGGCTCGCGGCGGCACTCGCCTCGCAGACCCCGCTGACCGCGGACGAGCGCCGGGCGCGCGGTGGCCTCACCAACCGCCAGGTCACGCTCAGCTGA
- a CDS encoding ATP-binding protein, with protein sequence MRHRTWFGRFPVQSNGASTPWRGAKEVSGVALVVAREVPTSSSMAVPHGPAGVGEARHHMRNQLRMSGVSESVVDDAVLILSELLSNACRHGRPLGRGMVGDGDVRVAWHVDKTGRLTVEVTDGGGPTRPVPATPSVTAHGGRGLNIITALSDAWGVRDDVHGEVTVWAVVQGGHHHEDFATRVAAPSAAAISELAFVDPFDDLD encoded by the coding sequence GTGCGTCACCGGACGTGGTTTGGCCGGTTTCCGGTCCAGTCCAATGGGGCATCCACACCGTGGCGTGGGGCGAAGGAGGTCTCGGGGGTGGCGTTGGTGGTGGCACGGGAGGTGCCCACGTCGTCGAGCATGGCCGTTCCCCATGGCCCTGCGGGCGTGGGGGAAGCAAGGCACCACATGCGCAATCAGCTGCGCATGAGCGGGGTGTCCGAGTCGGTCGTCGACGACGCCGTTCTGATCCTGTCGGAACTGCTCAGCAACGCCTGCCGGCACGGCAGGCCACTGGGCCGAGGAATGGTCGGAGACGGCGACGTGCGCGTGGCGTGGCACGTCGACAAGACGGGCCGGCTGACGGTCGAGGTGACGGACGGCGGCGGCCCGACCCGCCCGGTGCCGGCCACTCCGTCGGTCACGGCGCACGGCGGCCGGGGGCTCAACATCATCACGGCGCTCTCCGACGCCTGGGGCGTGCGCGACGACGTGCACGGCGAGGTCACCGTGTGGGCCGTCGTGCAAGGAGGGCACCATCACGAGGATTTCGCTACGCGCGTCGCCGCCCCGTCGGCGGCCGCGATATCCGAGCTCGCCTTCGTGGACCCCTTCGACGATCTGGACTGA
- a CDS encoding glycerophosphodiester phosphodiesterase has translation MTLARQHQIQVVAHRGASEDAPEHTLAAYRKAVEDGADALECDVRLTADGHLVCVHDRRVNRTSNGRGAVSALELADLAALDFGSWKKHHGEAEEDPDWASATGEATGADTSVLTLERLLELVAESNASGRRVRLAIETKHPTRWAGQVEERLLLLLKRFGLDAPPAEGPSPVRVMSFSARSLHRVRAASPTLPTVYLMQFVSPRHRDGRLPEGVRIAGPAMRILRSHPSYVAKLKRAGHQVHVWTVNEPEDVELCAELGVDAIITNRPKQVLSQLNQLGLH, from the coding sequence GTGACCCTCGCACGACAGCACCAGATTCAGGTCGTCGCCCACCGCGGAGCCTCCGAGGACGCTCCCGAACACACGCTGGCCGCCTACAGGAAAGCGGTCGAGGACGGTGCCGACGCCCTCGAATGCGACGTACGGCTCACCGCCGACGGCCACCTCGTCTGTGTCCACGACCGGCGCGTCAACCGTACGTCGAACGGCCGCGGCGCCGTCTCCGCCCTCGAACTGGCCGATCTGGCCGCCCTGGACTTCGGCTCCTGGAAGAAGCACCACGGAGAGGCGGAGGAGGACCCCGACTGGGCCTCCGCGACGGGTGAGGCCACGGGTGCGGACACCTCCGTCCTGACCCTGGAGCGCCTCCTGGAGCTCGTGGCCGAAAGTAACGCTTCGGGCCGCCGCGTACGGCTCGCGATCGAGACCAAACACCCCACCCGTTGGGCGGGCCAGGTGGAGGAGCGCCTGCTTCTGCTGCTGAAGCGGTTCGGCCTGGACGCGCCGCCCGCGGAAGGCCCTTCGCCGGTACGTGTCATGAGCTTCTCGGCACGTTCGCTGCACCGCGTCCGGGCCGCTTCTCCGACGCTGCCGACCGTCTACCTGATGCAGTTCGTGTCGCCGCGCCACCGTGACGGGCGCCTCCCCGAGGGAGTACGCATCGCTGGTCCGGCCATGCGGATCCTGCGCAGCCACCCTTCGTACGTCGCGAAGCTGAAGCGTGCGGGGCACCAGGTTCACGTATGGACGGTGAACGAGCCGGAGGACGTCGAACTCTGTGCGGAACTGGGCGTCGACGCGATCATCACCAACCGCCCCAAGCAGGTTCTGTCACAGCTGAACCAACTGGGACTCCATTAA
- a CDS encoding S1C family serine protease encodes MSTENEGNEVPQAPSAPPAPVDAPAVPADSAASTAPTAATDSAGQQGHEGAPSAPAHAPSEAASGQTAGHAPQAAPPEGAPYGSAQGTPHGAPHGAAPHDTLHGTYPGIHSGTHQGAHHGAPQAGPQAASGAGNWPPPQPPAMPSYATGGGSGSGWGASYHPQEPKPGGRRGGLVAAVLAAALLAGGIGGGVGYWAAERGDSDTNSTTVSAPDTPADLKREPGSVSDIANKALPSVVTIEAQSGGGEGGTGTGFVYDTQGHILTNNHVVASAAEGGKLQVTFSNGKKYAAEVIGRAEGYDVAVIKLKNAPSGLQPLKLGNSDRVAVGDSTIAIGAPFGLSNTVTTGIISAKNRPVTSSDGGQSGKSSYMSALQTDASINPGNSGGPLLDSRGAVIGINSAIKPAESGGGLGGQGQSGSIGLGFAIPVNQAKQVAQQLIKTGQPVYPVIGASVSLQQEGANGATISREAVSGSEPITPNGPADKAGLKPGDVITKLDDMVIDSGPTLIGQIWTHKPGDKVKITYERDGKERTADVTLGQRKGDS; translated from the coding sequence GTGAGCACCGAGAACGAGGGCAACGAGGTACCCCAGGCCCCGTCCGCGCCCCCCGCGCCGGTGGACGCTCCCGCTGTTCCCGCAGACTCCGCCGCCTCCACCGCCCCCACTGCCGCCACCGACTCCGCCGGGCAGCAGGGGCACGAGGGGGCGCCTTCTGCTCCCGCGCACGCCCCCTCCGAGGCGGCGTCCGGTCAGACTGCGGGCCATGCTCCTCAGGCGGCTCCTCCGGAGGGGGCGCCTTACGGCTCCGCGCAGGGCACTCCGCACGGAGCGCCGCACGGGGCTGCCCCCCATGACACGCTCCACGGCACATACCCCGGCATCCACTCCGGCACCCACCAGGGTGCTCATCACGGCGCTCCGCAGGCCGGCCCGCAGGCCGCTTCCGGCGCCGGGAACTGGCCTCCGCCGCAGCCGCCCGCCATGCCCTCGTACGCGACGGGCGGTGGCTCCGGTTCGGGCTGGGGCGCCTCGTACCACCCGCAGGAGCCGAAGCCCGGCGGCCGGCGCGGCGGCTTGGTCGCCGCGGTGCTCGCGGCCGCCCTGCTCGCGGGCGGCATCGGCGGAGGTGTCGGCTACTGGGCGGCCGAGCGCGGCGACAGCGACACGAATTCGACCACGGTCTCCGCGCCCGACACGCCCGCCGACCTGAAGCGCGAGCCCGGCTCGGTCTCCGACATCGCGAACAAGGCCCTGCCCAGCGTCGTGACCATCGAGGCGCAGAGCGGCGGCGGCGAGGGCGGCACGGGCACCGGCTTCGTCTACGACACGCAGGGCCACATCCTCACCAACAACCACGTGGTGGCGTCGGCGGCCGAGGGCGGCAAGCTCCAGGTGACGTTCTCGAACGGCAAGAAGTACGCCGCGGAGGTCATCGGCCGCGCCGAGGGGTACGACGTCGCGGTCATCAAGCTCAAGAACGCCCCGTCCGGCCTGCAGCCGCTCAAGCTCGGCAACTCCGACCGCGTGGCCGTCGGCGACTCGACCATCGCCATCGGCGCGCCCTTCGGTCTCTCGAACACGGTCACCACCGGCATCATCAGCGCGAAGAACCGCCCGGTGACCTCCAGCGACGGCGGGCAGAGCGGCAAGAGTTCGTACATGAGCGCGCTGCAGACCGACGCCTCGATCAACCCCGGCAACTCCGGCGGCCCGCTCCTGGATTCGCGCGGCGCGGTCATCGGCATCAACTCCGCGATCAAGCCCGCGGAGAGCGGTGGCGGCCTGGGCGGCCAGGGACAGTCCGGCTCCATCGGCCTCGGCTTCGCGATCCCGGTGAACCAGGCCAAGCAGGTCGCCCAGCAGCTGATCAAGACCGGCCAGCCGGTCTACCCCGTCATCGGCGCGTCGGTCTCCCTCCAGCAGGAGGGCGCGAACGGCGCGACGATCTCACGGGAGGCCGTGAGCGGTTCGGAACCCATCACTCCGAACGGTCCGGCGGACAAGGCGGGCCTGAAGCCCGGCGACGTCATCACGAAGCTGGACGACATGGTGATCGACAGCGGCCCGACCCTGATCGGCCAGATCTGGACCCACAAGCCCGGCGACAAGGTCAAGATCACATACGAGCGCGACGGCAAGGAGCGCACGGCCGACGTGACGCTGGGCCAGCGCAAGGGCGACAGCTGA